A single genomic interval of Mucilaginibacter robiniae harbors:
- a CDS encoding transposase produces the protein MKEYEGGRELTDICRELGIHKSTFYNWRKKYAGMDSQELKRLKELEEENRKLKHMYAELALDNKMLKDVLSKKF, from the coding sequence ATCAAAGAGTATGAAGGAGGCCGTGAGCTAACTGATATCTGCCGGGAACTCGGCATTCACAAATCGACCTTTTATAACTGGCGAAAGAAGTATGCCGGCATGGACAGCCAGGAACTGAAACGGCTCAAAGAGCTGGAAGAAGAGAACCGTAAGCTGAAACACATGTATGCAGAACTGGCGCTGGATAATAAGATGCTGAAGGACGTGCTCTCAAAAAAGTTCTAA
- a CDS encoding IS3 family transposase: MVAYLLEGYSVSISRACRVVKLPKSMFYYRNVRDDSETINKLVELAEKHPTEGQDLYYSRIRQQGFQWNYKRVRRVYLLLGMNKRRKVRRRVPARVRVPLIVPEQAGQTWSMDFMCDVLVNKRRFRTLNIIDDYNREVIAIEAAHTMPATRVTQILERSIHEQGKPSCIRVDNGPEFISKEFKDWCASKGIEVQYTQPGKPMQNGYIERFNRTFRENILDAYLFEDINQVQILADEWMEDYNYSRPHEALGGITPDLYKRLNCGDIENSGEFPTSPQLQQQ; encoded by the coding sequence ATGGTTGCTTACTTACTGGAAGGTTACAGCGTAAGCATCAGCAGGGCTTGCCGGGTAGTCAAGCTGCCCAAATCCATGTTTTATTACAGAAACGTTCGTGATGATTCTGAAACTATAAATAAGTTAGTGGAACTCGCTGAAAAGCACCCTACCGAAGGCCAAGACCTGTATTACAGCCGCATTCGCCAGCAAGGTTTTCAGTGGAATTACAAGCGCGTGCGCAGAGTATATTTGCTTTTGGGCATGAATAAGCGCCGTAAGGTACGCAGACGTGTACCGGCAAGAGTCAGGGTACCGCTGATAGTGCCTGAGCAAGCCGGTCAAACTTGGTCAATGGATTTTATGTGTGATGTACTGGTGAACAAAAGAAGGTTCCGTACGCTCAACATTATCGATGATTACAATAGAGAGGTTATCGCGATTGAAGCTGCCCATACAATGCCAGCAACCAGGGTAACACAGATATTGGAGCGAAGCATTCATGAGCAAGGTAAACCCAGTTGCATCAGGGTAGATAATGGCCCTGAATTCATCAGTAAAGAGTTCAAAGACTGGTGTGCGAGTAAAGGCATTGAGGTACAATATACGCAGCCGGGCAAGCCTATGCAAAATGGATACATCGAACGCTTTAACCGAACCTTTCGGGAGAATATACTCGATGCTTACTTATTTGAAGACATCAACCAGGTACAGATTTTAGCCGATGAATGGATGGAAGATTACAATTACAGCAGGCCGCATGAAGCACTGGGAGGTATAACGCCAGACCTGTACAAGCGGCTAAACTGTGGGGATATTGAAAACTCTGGCGAGTTTCCAACATCCCCACAGTTACAACAACAATAA
- a CDS encoding LEM-3-like GIY-YIG domain-containing protein: MHKEFSQAVAEKIGYYVYLLKDPRNNTIFYIGKGKGNRVFNHINCEIEDATNNDKLTLIKDIGNDNVERYILRHNLTEEQAFEIESACIDLLGLENLSNKVLGHDAWERGLKSIDEMVQHYDAKPITIDEPAIIIKINRLYVRNMSEIDLYYATRHKWKVGLNRKKVKYAIAAYKGLVREVYTIEGWTKCDDGRFEFFDQVAPIDIRMKYNNKSLENYIKKGAQNPFQYVNI, encoded by the coding sequence ATGCATAAAGAATTTTCTCAAGCAGTAGCCGAAAAAATTGGTTATTACGTCTATCTTTTAAAAGACCCAAGAAACAACACTATTTTCTATATTGGAAAAGGCAAAGGAAATCGTGTATTTAATCACATAAATTGCGAAATAGAAGATGCAACGAACAATGATAAGCTAACGTTAATCAAAGATATTGGTAACGATAATGTTGAGCGTTACATTTTAAGACATAATTTAACCGAAGAGCAAGCATTTGAAATTGAATCAGCTTGCATTGACCTATTAGGGTTAGAAAACTTAAGTAACAAAGTGTTGGGGCATGATGCTTGGGAACGTGGCTTAAAAAGTATTGACGAGATGGTTCAACACTATGATGCAAAACCGATCACTATTGATGAGCCTGCAATCATCATTAAGATTAATCGACTTTATGTGAGAAATATGAGTGAGATTGATTTATACTACGCTACACGGCATAAATGGAAAGTAGGTTTGAACCGAAAAAAAGTTAAATACGCAATAGCAGCATACAAAGGATTAGTAAGAGAGGTTTATACTATAGAGGGGTGGACAAAGTGTGATGATGGGAGATTTGAATTCTTTGATCAAGTTGCTCCCATTGACATTAGAATGAAATATAATAATAAATCACTAGAAAATTATATTAAGAAAGGTGCTCAAAATCCTTTTCAATACGTAAATATTTAG
- a CDS encoding PorP/SprF family type IX secretion system membrane protein, with protein sequence MTKKQSVIKVMTTINNIFNWKVAGLVLVLLSCMLQSKAQQLFTYTQYMNNLTPINHTYSLLDEQGSVSAIYRKQWAGIEGSPSTFLFSSAFPLQRIGAAAGITVMDDKFAVEHQTEINAYFAKSVRLSEKGYLAVSMDAGVRRYVASYSSVAPDDPMFLYSDVRETRPNLGFGVMYYSDNYYLGVSVPQFNLRSLGVASAEKNTYFRNHYYVQGAYLSGQQGDDFRVKPAFLFQATKGVPATADVSTTVYIKSILGIGANYRTNNEMAGILSVQVDGLRLGYAYQFGTANNNISQFTFATHEIMLTYSFGSRGNNSHKLL encoded by the coding sequence ATGACAAAAAAACAAAGCGTCATAAAAGTAATGACTACAATTAACAATATATTCAATTGGAAGGTTGCCGGCCTTGTGCTTGTTCTGCTGAGCTGTATGCTTCAGTCGAAAGCTCAGCAACTGTTTACCTATACGCAATATATGAACAACCTGACCCCGATTAACCATACTTATTCGTTGCTGGATGAGCAGGGTTCGGTTTCAGCTATATACCGCAAGCAATGGGCGGGGATCGAAGGATCCCCATCTACCTTTCTTTTCAGCAGTGCCTTTCCACTACAACGTATTGGAGCAGCCGCAGGTATAACTGTTATGGACGATAAGTTTGCTGTTGAGCATCAAACAGAGATTAATGCTTACTTTGCCAAATCAGTGCGGTTATCAGAAAAGGGCTATCTGGCTGTATCCATGGATGCAGGAGTGCGGAGATATGTAGCTAGTTATTCGTCTGTAGCTCCTGATGATCCGATGTTTTTGTATAGTGACGTTCGGGAGACACGGCCAAACTTGGGTTTTGGTGTAATGTACTACAGCGATAACTATTACTTAGGCGTTTCGGTACCGCAATTCAATTTACGTTCATTAGGTGTAGCTTCAGCGGAAAAGAATACCTACTTCCGTAATCATTATTATGTCCAGGGCGCCTATCTTTCGGGGCAGCAAGGTGATGATTTTCGGGTTAAACCAGCCTTTTTGTTTCAGGCTACTAAAGGCGTTCCGGCAACCGCAGATGTTTCTACAACGGTTTACATAAAAAGTATATTAGGAATAGGCGCCAATTACCGAACCAACAACGAGATGGCTGGGATATTAAGCGTTCAGGTAGATGGCTTGCGTTTAGGTTATGCTTATCAATTTGGTACGGCTAACAACAACATTAGTCAGTTTACCTTTGCCACCCACGAAATTATGCTTACGTATAGTTTTGGATCAAGAGGTAATAATAGCCATAAACTACTTTAA
- a CDS encoding helix-turn-helix domain-containing protein, whose product MAIETKFICLEDTAFEELIKRVVAQVKAQTDNKEDKWIDASEAMKKLRISSRTTLQNLRDDGSIEFTKLSEKHILYNTHSIDRYLEKHAKKTF is encoded by the coding sequence ATGGCAATCGAAACCAAATTCATCTGCCTTGAAGACACCGCCTTTGAAGAATTAATCAAAAGGGTTGTTGCGCAGGTTAAAGCCCAAACGGACAACAAGGAAGATAAATGGATTGACGCTTCCGAGGCGATGAAAAAACTACGCATTAGCAGCCGCACCACTTTACAAAATTTGCGAGATGATGGCAGCATTGAGTTTACCAAGCTTTCCGAAAAGCATATCTTGTACAACACTCATTCCATTGACCGTTACTTGGAGAAACACGCTAAGAAGACATTTTGA
- a CDS encoding ABC transporter ATPase has translation MQFSKNSRIWIYQSGCELTPAETSQIQQQLDSFTQDWTAHNHQLKATGIVHYNRFIILVVDESQADASGCSIDKSVRFLKELEQKYNTNLFDRFDMAYRDGDRILSASRAKFENLIKEGKITPDTIVFNNTIQTLSELENKWEVPFKESWHAQLFGSLMPA, from the coding sequence ATGCAATTTTCTAAAAATTCAAGGATTTGGATTTATCAGTCAGGTTGTGAGTTAACGCCTGCCGAAACCAGCCAGATACAGCAGCAGTTAGATAGCTTTACCCAAGATTGGACTGCACATAACCATCAATTGAAAGCTACAGGTATCGTGCATTACAATCGCTTTATTATTTTAGTGGTTGATGAAAGTCAGGCGGACGCCAGTGGCTGTTCTATCGATAAATCTGTCCGCTTCTTGAAAGAATTGGAGCAGAAATACAATACAAATTTGTTTGATCGTTTTGATATGGCTTATCGTGACGGCGATCGCATTTTGTCGGCCTCACGTGCTAAGTTCGAGAACTTGATTAAAGAAGGTAAAATAACGCCTGATACCATCGTTTTTAACAATACTATACAAACCTTGAGTGAACTGGAGAACAAGTGGGAGGTGCCCTTTAAAGAAAGCTGGCATGCCCAATTGTTTGGCAGCCTGAT